In Panacibacter ginsenosidivorans, the following proteins share a genomic window:
- the panC gene encoding pantoate--beta-alanine ligase, translating to MIIFKQNEDLIVKLQSIKNDGGTIGFVPTMGALHNGHVALIKQSLAANDITVVSIFVNPTQFNDKKDFEKYPVTIEKDIELLAKADNNILFMPSVEEMYPEGLEPAPAYDLGFLESILEGLYRPGHFQGVCRIVHKLLDTIQPNNLYMGQKDYQQCMVIQKLITGFNLATHLNIVPTQREKSGLAMSSRNMRLSAVAKENAAAIYKAHLYIKNNLLKLPLEQLREEAARLIIEAGFEKIDYTVVCDAFSLAPVSSYNAGQKLVVLTAAFIEGVRLIDNLPLN from the coding sequence ATGATAATATTTAAGCAAAACGAAGATCTTATAGTTAAGCTTCAGTCTATAAAAAATGATGGAGGAACCATCGGTTTTGTGCCCACTATGGGAGCTTTACACAATGGTCATGTTGCACTCATAAAACAAAGCCTTGCCGCTAATGATATAACGGTCGTAAGTATTTTTGTGAACCCCACACAATTCAACGATAAAAAAGATTTTGAAAAATATCCTGTAACCATTGAAAAAGATATTGAATTACTGGCCAAAGCAGATAACAATATTCTTTTTATGCCCTCAGTAGAAGAAATGTACCCGGAAGGGCTGGAACCCGCTCCTGCATACGATCTGGGCTTTCTGGAAAGCATACTCGAAGGGCTTTACCGGCCCGGGCATTTCCAGGGTGTGTGCCGTATAGTGCATAAGCTGCTTGATACAATACAGCCAAACAATTTATATATGGGTCAAAAAGATTACCAGCAATGCATGGTAATACAAAAACTCATTACTGGTTTTAATCTGGCAACCCATTTAAATATTGTACCAACACAAAGAGAAAAATCAGGGCTTGCTATGAGTAGCCGCAATATGCGCTTATCTGCCGTGGCCAAAGAAAATGCAGCCGCCATTTATAAAGCACATTTATATATAAAAAACAATTTGTTAAAACTTCCTCTGGAGCAACTGAGAGAAGAAGCGGCGCGACTTATCATAGAAGCCGGTTTTGAAAAAATAGATTACACTGTCGTTTGCGATGCATTTTCTCTTGCGCCTGTTTCCAGTTACAACGCAGGCCAAAAGCTCGTAGTACTTACAGCGGCATTCATCGAAGGTGTAAGACTCATCGACAACCTTCCGCTAAACTGA
- the panD gene encoding aspartate 1-decarboxylase has translation MQIEILKSKVHRAVITEANLHYVGSLTLDEDLMDAANMIENEKVQVVNVNNGSRLETYLIKGKRGSGTVCLNGPAARQGAVGDVVVIISYAILDFEEAISFKPSLVFPKEGNKL, from the coding sequence ATGCAAATAGAAATATTAAAATCAAAAGTGCACAGGGCAGTAATTACAGAAGCAAACCTGCACTATGTAGGGAGCCTTACACTTGATGAAGACCTGATGGACGCCGCCAATATGATAGAGAATGAAAAAGTGCAGGTAGTAAATGTAAACAACGGCAGCAGGCTCGAAACTTATCTTATAAAAGGTAAACGGGGCAGTGGTACTGTATGTTTAAATGGCCCTGCCGCCCGGCAAGGTGCTGTTGGAGATGTAGTGGTGATCATATCATATGCAATCCTGGATTTCGAAGAAGCCATATCATTCAAACCATCACTGGTATTTCCTAAAGAAGGGAATAAATTATAA
- the rfaE2 gene encoding D-glycero-beta-D-manno-heptose 1-phosphate adenylyltransferase, with amino-acid sequence MKNIASIQQKIFTRERLQHFLAAARVTGKTIAFTNGCFDILHEGHIFSLSQAAKEADILVLGVNSDTSTKRLKGPERPVNNEHSRSLILASLIIVDAVVIFDEDTPLELINIVQPDILVKGGDYTMEQIVGAKEVMARGGRVVINPIMQGFSTTGIIQKIRAL; translated from the coding sequence ATGAAAAATATAGCAAGCATTCAGCAAAAGATATTTACGAGAGAACGTTTACAACATTTTTTAGCAGCAGCAAGAGTTACCGGTAAAACAATAGCATTTACAAATGGCTGTTTCGATATACTTCATGAAGGACATATTTTTTCATTATCGCAGGCTGCTAAAGAAGCAGACATTTTAGTGCTGGGCGTTAACAGCGATACAAGCACCAAAAGACTGAAAGGTCCCGAAAGACCTGTTAACAATGAGCATTCACGTTCATTAATACTTGCGTCTTTAATAATTGTTGATGCAGTGGTGATCTTTGATGAAGACACACCACTCGAACTGATTAATATTGTGCAGCCGGATATATTGGTAAAAGGCGGCGACTACACAATGGAACAAATTGTTGGCGCAAAAGAAGTAATGGCGAGAGGTGGCAGAGTTGTTATAAATCCCATTATGCAGGGCTTTTCCACCACTGGCATTATACAAAAAATAAGAGCACTTTAG
- the ppk1 gene encoding polyphosphate kinase 1: MKNITPRDISWLSFNARVLQEANDASVPLRERIRFLGIFSNNQDEFFRVRVATLKRMIQLGGKRANMHLEEKPQQILDEIQTIVLEQQSEFNRIWDGILQELKKEKIFFVDDTHLTKDQKIFVKKFFEEQVRSNIIPLMIESLPQLPYLREKSIYLGVVMHKKDSAYDHKYSLIEVPSKSVGRFVLLPSPGGEQRIILLEDVIRFNLPYIFSYFGYDHFSAHVFKVTKDAEVDIDNDVTTTFIQKILHGLKNRRKGKPVRFVYDKEMDAGLLEYLMKRLNLSRKDNIIPGGRIHNFRHFMDFPDVFKSKSTRRQPFAHPALLHSLRVTDVITERDIMLHFPYHSFDSVIDLLREAAIDPEVTTIKITAYRLASNSKVVNALINAVRNGKEVIVMLELRARFDEEANLEWKEVLEEEGVKVLIGIPNIKIHAKLCLIKKRSGKKIIQYGFVSTGNLNEKTAKVYGDHCLLTSNRNIMADINRIFRFIENSKTGINHLKACKTLMVCPTSMRKQLLQLINAEIKNARAKKTAAITAKLNSLSDVSLINKLYEAATAGVTINLVVRGIYCAQAEQKKLKNRMHAVSIVDEYLEHARVLIFHNNGNEKVYISSADWMIRNLDHRVEAAALITDEDIKQELKDIIHIQLRDNVKARILDNELSNNYVPSTGKKKVRSQIETYNYLYNKIPKQG; the protein is encoded by the coding sequence ATGAAAAATATTACACCAAGAGATATAAGCTGGCTAAGTTTTAATGCAAGGGTTTTACAGGAAGCCAATGATGCAAGTGTACCATTAAGGGAAAGAATACGTTTCCTGGGTATCTTCTCTAACAACCAGGACGAGTTTTTTCGTGTACGCGTTGCCACACTTAAACGCATGATACAATTGGGCGGTAAAAGAGCCAACATGCACCTGGAAGAAAAGCCACAACAGATACTGGATGAGATTCAAACAATAGTACTGGAACAACAGAGTGAATTTAACCGTATATGGGATGGAATTTTACAGGAGCTGAAAAAAGAAAAAATATTTTTTGTTGACGATACACACCTTACAAAAGATCAGAAAATATTTGTAAAAAAATTCTTTGAAGAGCAGGTTCGCTCTAATATTATTCCATTGATGATCGAAAGCCTTCCTCAACTGCCCTACCTGCGGGAAAAGAGCATTTACCTTGGTGTGGTAATGCATAAAAAAGATTCTGCTTATGATCATAAATACTCACTGATAGAAGTACCAAGTAAATCTGTTGGCCGTTTTGTACTGCTTCCCTCTCCTGGCGGTGAACAACGCATCATTCTGCTGGAAGACGTTATTCGTTTTAACCTGCCGTATATCTTTTCTTATTTCGGTTATGACCATTTTAGCGCACATGTATTTAAGGTAACCAAAGACGCTGAAGTTGATATAGACAATGATGTTACCACCACATTTATTCAGAAAATATTACATGGGCTTAAGAACAGGCGCAAGGGAAAGCCTGTGCGTTTTGTATATGACAAAGAGATGGATGCAGGTTTACTTGAATACCTGATGAAGCGTTTAAATCTTTCCAGAAAAGACAACATTATTCCAGGTGGCCGTATACATAATTTCAGGCACTTCATGGATTTCCCTGATGTGTTTAAATCCAAAAGCACCCGGCGCCAGCCCTTTGCACACCCGGCTTTGTTGCATTCTTTACGCGTTACAGATGTAATTACAGAAAGGGATATTATGCTGCATTTTCCTTATCATTCATTTGATTCTGTTATTGATCTTTTACGTGAAGCTGCCATTGACCCTGAAGTAACCACGATCAAAATAACGGCTTACAGACTGGCCTCTAATTCTAAAGTTGTAAATGCATTGATCAATGCAGTACGCAATGGTAAAGAAGTGATCGTAATGCTTGAGCTGCGAGCCAGGTTTGATGAAGAAGCCAATCTTGAATGGAAAGAAGTGCTGGAAGAAGAAGGCGTAAAAGTACTGATAGGCATCCCTAATATAAAGATACATGCAAAGCTATGCCTCATTAAAAAACGCAGTGGCAAAAAAATTATTCAATATGGTTTTGTAAGCACCGGTAATCTTAATGAAAAAACGGCTAAAGTCTACGGAGATCATTGCCTGCTTACCAGCAACCGCAATATAATGGCCGATATCAACCGCATCTTTCGTTTCATTGAAAATTCCAAGACTGGTATCAATCATTTGAAAGCATGTAAAACATTAATGGTTTGTCCAACAAGCATGCGCAAACAATTACTGCAGCTGATAAATGCGGAAATAAAAAATGCAAGAGCAAAAAAGACAGCCGCTATTACAGCTAAGCTGAATTCATTGAGTGATGTATCACTCATTAATAAATTATACGAAGCAGCAACAGCAGGAGTAACGATCAATCTGGTGGTAAGAGGTATATACTGTGCACAGGCTGAGCAGAAAAAACTAAAAAATCGTATGCACGCAGTTAGTATTGTAGATGAATATCTCGAACACGCACGTGTGCTTATCTTTCACAACAATGGAAATGAGAAAGTATATATCTCTTCCGCGGATTGGATGATACGCAACCTTGATCACCGCGTGGAAGCTGCAGCATTAATTACAGATGAAGATATAAAACAGGAATTAAAAGATATTATCCACATTCAGTTAAGAGATAATGTTAAGGCAAGGATCTTGGATAACGAGCTGTCAAATAACTATGTACCTTCCACAGGCAAAAAGAAAGTACGTTCTCAAATCGAGACGTATAATTATTTATACAATAAAATTCCGAAGCAGGGTTAA
- a CDS encoding Ppx/GppA phosphatase family protein produces the protein MKLGAIDIGSNAARLLISEVTEKENGKPEFNKINLVRVPLRLGFDVFEKGEITKPKLGMIIQTMKAYGHLLNVYGVKHLKACATSAMRDAKNSNDVIRKVKLETGIEISIISGDDEASYIYENHIAENLSKDHSYLYIDVGGGSTELTFFADGKLRYKESFNIGTIRLLKNMVTEQHWDNMRDHLKNNTKSKWPIIAIGSGGNINKIFSLSKKKDGKPLPLELLKDYYKEFSSFSLEDRIRIYKLREDRADVLVPALQIYINVMRWADIPEIYVPKIGLADGLIQSLYEELKKK, from the coding sequence TTGAAGCTGGGAGCAATAGATATAGGAAGTAATGCCGCACGTTTATTGATATCAGAGGTAACAGAAAAAGAGAATGGCAAACCTGAATTCAATAAAATAAACCTGGTGCGTGTTCCGCTTAGATTGGGTTTTGATGTATTTGAAAAAGGCGAGATCACAAAACCCAAACTGGGCATGATCATTCAAACTATGAAAGCTTATGGGCATCTCCTTAATGTATATGGCGTTAAACACTTGAAAGCCTGCGCCACCAGCGCCATGCGTGATGCAAAAAACAGCAACGATGTAATCCGAAAAGTAAAACTGGAAACAGGCATCGAAATAAGCATCATCAGCGGCGATGATGAAGCCTCTTACATTTACGAGAACCACATTGCAGAAAATCTTTCAAAAGATCATTCCTATTTATACATTGATGTTGGCGGCGGCAGTACAGAGCTTACTTTTTTTGCAGATGGCAAATTGCGATACAAAGAATCTTTCAATATCGGCACCATAAGGCTTTTAAAAAATATGGTTACCGAGCAGCATTGGGATAACATGCGTGATCACCTCAAGAACAACACAAAAAGTAAGTGGCCCATCATTGCTATTGGCTCCGGTGGCAACATCAATAAAATTTTTTCATTGAGTAAAAAGAAAGATGGCAAGCCGCTGCCGCTTGAATTACTAAAGGATTATTATAAAGAATTTTCCAGCTTCTCTCTCGAAGACCGCATACGCATTTACAAACTCCGCGAAGACCGTGCAGATGTTCTTGTGCCTGCATTACAGATCTACATCAATGTTATGCGCTGGGCAGATATTCCCGAAATATATGTTCCAAAAATTGGTTTGGCAGATGGACTTATTCAAAGCCTGTATGAAGAATTGAAAAAGAAATAA
- the panB gene encoding 3-methyl-2-oxobutanoate hydroxymethyltransferase: MSAAAKEVKKVTTNTLLKMKANGEKISMLTAYDFSFAGIIDSAGIDVLLVGDSASNVMAGHETTLPITLDQMIYHAQSVIRGVSRCLVVVDLPFGSYQSNSQIALASAIRIMKETGAHAVKLEGGEEVLSSIKSIVSAGVPVMGHLGLTPQSIYKFGTYNVRAKEQEEADKLRRDALLLQEAGCFGIVLEKIPATLAREVSESLDIPTIGIGAGKYCDGQVLVMHDMLGINTEFKPRFLRQYLNLHEQVTSAVAKYIADVKSNDFPNDQEQY; the protein is encoded by the coding sequence ATGTCAGCTGCTGCTAAAGAAGTAAAAAAAGTTACTACCAACACATTGTTGAAGATGAAAGCCAATGGAGAAAAGATCTCCATGCTTACGGCTTACGATTTTTCATTTGCAGGTATCATTGACAGCGCCGGCATAGATGTGCTGCTCGTTGGCGATAGTGCCAGTAATGTTATGGCCGGTCACGAAACAACATTGCCCATTACACTCGACCAGATGATCTACCATGCGCAAAGCGTGATACGTGGTGTAAGCCGCTGTTTGGTGGTGGTTGACCTACCATTCGGTTCTTATCAGTCCAACTCACAGATCGCATTGGCATCTGCTATCCGCATCATGAAAGAAACCGGTGCGCATGCAGTAAAATTAGAAGGTGGCGAAGAAGTATTAAGCAGCATCAAAAGTATTGTTTCTGCAGGTGTGCCTGTTATGGGGCATCTTGGTCTTACGCCACAAAGTATTTATAAGTTCGGTACGTATAATGTACGTGCAAAAGAACAGGAAGAAGCAGATAAGCTAAGAAGAGATGCTTTGTTATTGCAGGAAGCAGGATGCTTTGGAATAGTACTTGAAAAAATTCCCGCTACACTTGCCAGGGAAGTAAGTGAAAGTTTAGACATACCAACTATTGGTATTGGCGCCGGTAAATATTGTGATGGGCAAGTATTGGTAATGCACGATATGCTTGGTATTAACACAGAATTTAAACCACGCTTTTTAAGACAGTATCTTAACCTGCATGAACAGGTTACAAGCGCTGTTGCAAAATATATAGCCGATGTAAAGAGCAATGATTTTCCTAATGACCAGGAACAATATTAG
- a CDS encoding ROK family protein, with protein MATSKNAVEPLVIGIDIGGTGTKFGIVDRVGNVLFSSQMSTKKHKTIETFIDDLYNNLKPLIDKAGGVGRIKGIGVGAPNGNYYSGTVEYAPNLPWKGILPLAKLVQDKFKLPVVLTNDANAAAIGEMMYGAAQGMKDFIMITLGTGVGSGIVANGHLIYGHDGFAGELGHTIIIPDGRMHEGTGKRGSLESYASATGVTLTALELLKNTKKKSVLRDVKPEEIDSKKVFDAAIAGDELAKEIFEYTGKILGMALANAVMFSSPEAIILFGGLTKAGELILKPTREHMEANLIQVFQNKVKILVSHLKESDAAILGASALAWEIK; from the coding sequence ATGGCAACATCAAAAAACGCCGTAGAGCCTTTGGTAATTGGAATTGATATTGGCGGTACGGGTACAAAGTTTGGCATTGTGGACCGTGTGGGCAACGTATTATTTTCAAGCCAGATGTCTACTAAGAAACATAAGACTATTGAAACATTTATAGATGATCTGTACAATAATCTAAAACCTCTTATAGACAAAGCCGGAGGTGTGGGCCGTATAAAAGGTATTGGTGTAGGCGCACCTAATGGTAATTATTATTCAGGCACTGTTGAGTATGCACCAAACCTGCCGTGGAAAGGAATACTTCCACTGGCTAAGCTGGTTCAGGATAAATTTAAATTGCCTGTGGTGCTTACCAACGATGCAAATGCAGCGGCCATTGGCGAAATGATGTATGGTGCTGCACAGGGTATGAAAGATTTTATTATGATCACGCTGGGAACCGGTGTGGGCAGTGGCATCGTTGCCAATGGACATTTAATATATGGTCACGATGGTTTTGCGGGTGAACTTGGTCATACCATTATTATTCCTGACGGAAGAATGCATGAAGGAACGGGTAAAAGAGGGTCGCTTGAAAGTTATGCTTCTGCAACAGGTGTAACATTAACAGCACTTGAACTGTTGAAGAATACTAAAAAGAAAAGTGTGCTCAGAGATGTAAAGCCTGAAGAAATAGATTCTAAAAAAGTTTTTGATGCGGCTATTGCGGGTGACGAACTGGCCAAAGAAATTTTTGAATATACCGGAAAAATTTTAGGTATGGCATTGGCTAATGCCGTTATGTTTAGCAGCCCCGAGGCTATTATTCTTTTTGGTGGGTTGACAAAAGCAGGTGAACTTATTCTTAAACCTACACGCGAACACATGGAAGCAAATCTTATCCAGGTATTCCAGAATAAGGTAAAAATTCTTGTTAGTCATTTAAAAGAATCTGATGCTGCTATTCTTGGTGCAAGTGCGCTTGCATGGGAGATAAAATAA
- a CDS encoding MFS transporter: protein MSQQTKWSQFSVLIIVFFFWGFVAASNDILIPVFKEKLHLSQVQSQMVSFAFYVAYTVGSIIYFFVSKATGGDILNRIGFKNGISLGLIISALGTLLFYPAAQTASFTLMITGLFIVGLGFSLQQTAANPLAIVMGDPKTGQQRLSMAGGINNFGTTIGPLLVSFAIFGTVAVGATGVASIESVKTPYLVLGALFVVAAIIFKFSSVPNKIDLEKVADEEAEDATRVLHRKSVLNYPQLVLGMIAIFVYVGVEVSTASNLPAFLEQHLQISTDKIAPFISLYWASLMIGRWASSVGAFDVSKGAKQILKFLMPYVAFGVFLLVNTIASHDVTPFYYYPFVIVAMIIGDIMSKGNPARLLLIYSGMAIVALCIGIFADGMVSAYAFISVGLFCSTLWPCIFTLSIAGLGKHTNEGASRLIMMIMGGGFISILQGFVSDHFTGIQWSYIVGILCFMYLAFYAIRAKSILKAQGIDYDHLESKGGH from the coding sequence ATGAGTCAACAAACCAAATGGTCCCAGTTCAGTGTATTAATCATTGTGTTCTTTTTCTGGGGCTTTGTAGCAGCATCTAACGATATTCTTATTCCGGTGTTCAAAGAGAAACTGCATTTATCGCAGGTTCAATCTCAAATGGTCTCCTTTGCGTTTTATGTGGCCTATACTGTGGGTTCAATTATTTACTTTTTTGTTTCAAAAGCAACAGGTGGAGACATACTAAACAGGATTGGTTTTAAAAATGGTATTTCACTTGGTCTTATTATTTCTGCGCTGGGTACACTTTTATTTTATCCTGCTGCACAAACCGCTTCTTTTACATTAATGATCACAGGTCTGTTTATTGTTGGACTAGGTTTCTCCTTGCAACAAACTGCAGCCAATCCGCTGGCTATTGTAATGGGAGATCCGAAAACGGGTCAACAAAGACTAAGTATGGCAGGAGGCATCAATAATTTCGGAACCACGATCGGCCCGTTGCTGGTAAGCTTTGCTATATTTGGTACAGTTGCAGTTGGCGCTACAGGTGTGGCAAGCATTGAAAGTGTAAAGACACCTTATCTTGTTTTAGGAGCATTGTTTGTAGTAGCAGCCATCATTTTTAAATTCTCTTCTGTTCCTAATAAAATAGATCTTGAAAAAGTTGCTGATGAAGAGGCTGAAGATGCAACAAGAGTCTTGCATAGAAAGAGCGTATTAAACTATCCTCAACTGGTACTGGGTATGATAGCCATATTTGTATATGTGGGCGTAGAGGTATCTACCGCATCTAATCTTCCTGCTTTTCTGGAGCAACATCTTCAAATCTCTACAGATAAGATCGCACCGTTTATTTCATTGTATTGGGCAAGTTTAATGATTGGCAGATGGGCTTCTTCTGTGGGCGCTTTTGATGTAAGTAAAGGTGCAAAGCAAATACTGAAATTCCTCATGCCTTATGTTGCATTTGGTGTTTTCTTACTGGTAAATACAATTGCCAGCCATGATGTAACACCATTTTATTATTATCCATTTGTTATTGTTGCGATGATCATTGGTGATATTATGAGTAAAGGCAATCCTGCCCGTTTGCTGCTCATTTATTCTGGCATGGCGATCGTGGCTTTATGTATAGGCATATTTGCGGATGGTATGGTAAGCGCTTATGCATTTATAAGTGTGGGTTTATTCTGCTCAACATTGTGGCCATGTATATTCACGCTTTCCATAGCTGGTTTGGGTAAACATACCAATGAAGGTGCGAGCCGTTTAATTATGATGATCATGGGCGGTGGTTTTATAAGCATTTTACAGGGCTTTGTTTCAGATCATTTCACGGGTATTCAATGGTCCTATATTGTAGGTATTTTATGTTTTATGTACCTGGCATTTTATGCAATAAGAGCAAAAAGTATTTTGAAAGCCCAGGGTATAGATTATGATCACCTGGAAAGCAAAGGCGGCCATTAA
- a CDS encoding glycogen synthase yields the protein MEIIHVSAECYPVAKAGGLGDVVGALPKYQVSMGHNAKVVMPMYRTKFLYQNEWVVDFKGHSNLGERWFDFTVIKEKHNELGFDLYLIDINGLLDREKVYGYDDDTERFTAFQIAVVNWLSHWQHKPDVVHCHDHHTGLIPFMMKYCYDYNKLADIPTVVTIHNAQYQGWMGWDKSIYIPRWDSWKRGMLEWAGSINPLASAVKNAWKVTTVSWSYMEELRYNSNGLEALFEYEKGKCIGILNGIDADVWDPATDKYIDNHFSVEDVEEGKLANKKLLCEQFGLDSSKPLFIFIGRLVGEKAADILPDTIMSSMYNFQGQANFLILGSGEPHVEWQLSQLTHAYPGAYNAVIGYNEKLSHLMYSGADFLLMPSRVEPCGLNQMYAMQYGTVPVVRSTGGLKDTVVDMGDFQGWGIRFNHASVGDLTHSIWRGIDLYNNNPTHLEWMRKRMMSIDNSWENAVQQYINVYSSLK from the coding sequence ATGGAAATAATTCATGTAAGCGCAGAATGCTACCCCGTAGCTAAAGCAGGTGGTCTTGGCGATGTGGTAGGTGCATTGCCAAAGTACCAGGTAAGTATGGGGCATAACGCAAAAGTTGTAATGCCCATGTACCGTACTAAATTTCTTTACCAGAACGAATGGGTGGTTGACTTTAAAGGGCATAGTAATCTTGGTGAAAGATGGTTCGATTTTACTGTAATAAAAGAAAAACACAATGAACTTGGTTTTGATCTTTACCTTATAGATATCAATGGCCTTCTCGATCGTGAAAAGGTTTATGGTTATGATGATGACACCGAACGCTTTACTGCATTCCAGATCGCAGTAGTAAACTGGCTCAGTCACTGGCAACATAAACCAGATGTGGTGCATTGCCACGATCATCATACAGGTCTTATACCTTTTATGATGAAGTATTGTTACGACTACAACAAACTTGCTGATATACCAACTGTTGTTACCATACACAATGCACAATACCAGGGATGGATGGGTTGGGACAAAAGTATTTATATTCCAAGATGGGACAGTTGGAAACGCGGTATGCTGGAATGGGCAGGCTCTATTAACCCACTTGCATCTGCAGTAAAGAACGCATGGAAGGTTACTACAGTTAGCTGGAGTTATATGGAAGAACTTCGCTACAACTCTAATGGACTTGAAGCGCTGTTTGAATATGAAAAAGGAAAATGTATTGGTATATTAAACGGTATAGATGCAGATGTGTGGGACCCTGCAACAGATAAATATATTGACAATCATTTTTCTGTTGAAGATGTGGAAGAAGGTAAGCTGGCCAATAAAAAATTATTATGCGAACAGTTCGGTCTTGATAGCAGCAAACCACTGTTCATTTTTATAGGCAGGCTTGTTGGCGAAAAAGCTGCAGACATTCTTCCCGATACCATCATGTCTTCTATGTACAACTTCCAGGGCCAGGCAAATTTTCTTATACTAGGCAGCGGTGAACCACATGTAGAGTGGCAACTGAGCCAGTTAACGCATGCTTATCCCGGCGCTTACAATGCTGTTATCGGTTATAATGAAAAACTTAGTCATCTTATGTATTCCGGTGCAGATTTTTTATTAATGCCCAGCCGTGTTGAGCCCTGCGGTCTTAATCAAATGTATGCCATGCAATATGGCACTGTGCCGGTAGTGCGTAGTACAGGTGGTTTAAAAGATACGGTTGTAGATATGGGAGATTTCCAGGGTTGGGGCATTCGCTTCAACCATGCAAGTGTTGGAGATCTTACGCATTCTATCTGGCGTGGCATTGATCTCTACAACAATAACCCAACCCATCTTGAATGGATGCGCAAACGTATGATGAGTATAGACAATAGCTGGGAAAATGCCGTACAACAATACATAAATGTTTACAGCAGTCTTAAATAA
- a CDS encoding glucose-1-phosphate adenylyltransferase — MFSITQSVISVVLGGGAGTRLYPLTAARSKPAVPIAGKYRLVDIPISNCINSRINRIFVLTQFNSASLNKHIKNTYHFSAFSTGFVDILAAEQTPDNPGWYQGTADAVRQCLRHIANNDYEYVLILSGDQLYQMDFEAMINAHREKGADISIATIPVGDREAPEFGILKANSENIITSFIEKPKKDILGEWVSDTGDEMRNQGRIYLASMGIYVFSRSVLDRLLKDEYAEATDFGKEIMPNSINNYKVVSYQYDGYWTDIGNIYSFFEANLALTQDIPPFNLFDKTKTVYTRPRMLPPGKISGTTLEKTVVAEGALVFASRVETSVLGIRTRIGHGTTVVSCYLMGNDYYETLEEMAANAAKGIPKIGIGERCYIKNAIVDKNCRIGNDVRINGGPHLENTDHTLYTVKDGIVVVKKGAILPDGFVI, encoded by the coding sequence ATGTTTTCCATAACCCAGTCAGTTATTTCCGTGGTACTCGGTGGCGGAGCCGGTACAAGATTGTATCCGTTAACAGCAGCACGTTCTAAACCCGCAGTTCCTATTGCAGGCAAATACAGGTTGGTTGATATACCTATCAGCAACTGTATAAATTCAAGGATCAACAGGATATTTGTTTTAACGCAGTTCAATTCCGCATCGCTTAATAAACACATCAAGAACACTTATCACTTCAGTGCATTCAGTACAGGCTTTGTTGATATACTTGCAGCAGAACAAACGCCGGATAATCCCGGCTGGTATCAGGGAACAGCAGATGCGGTGCGCCAGTGTTTGCGCCATATTGCCAACAATGATTATGAATACGTACTGATACTAAGTGGTGATCAATTGTACCAGATGGATTTTGAAGCAATGATAAATGCGCACCGCGAAAAAGGTGCTGATATTTCTATAGCCACTATTCCTGTGGGAGACCGTGAAGCGCCGGAGTTTGGAATTCTTAAAGCAAACAGCGAAAATATTATTACCAGTTTTATAGAAAAACCAAAAAAAGATATTCTTGGCGAATGGGTAAGCGATACCGGCGATGAAATGCGCAACCAGGGTAGGATCTATCTTGCATCAATGGGTATCTATGTTTTCAGCCGCTCTGTACTTGACAGGTTATTGAAAGATGAATATGCAGAGGCTACAGACTTTGGCAAAGAGATCATGCCAAATTCTATAAACAATTATAAGGTTGTAAGCTACCAGTATGATGGTTACTGGACTGATATAGGAAATATCTATTCTTTTTTTGAAGCAAACCTTGCGCTTACACAGGACATCCCTCCTTTCAATTTATTTGATAAGACAAAAACTGTTTATACAAGACCGAGAATGTTGCCTCCCGGAAAGATCAGTGGAACAACATTGGAGAAAACAGTTGTAGCAGAAGGAGCATTGGTATTTGCAAGCCGTGTAGAAACAAGTGTGCTGGGGATTAGAACAAGAATTGGTCATGGTACCACAGTAGTAAGTTGCTATTTAATGGGTAATGATTATTATGAAACATTGGAAGAAATGGCGGCAAATGCAGCCAAAGGAATTCCGAAAATAGGTATTGGTGAAAGATGCTATATAAAGAATGCCATCGTTGATAAAAATTGCCGTATAGGGAATGATGTGCGCATCAATGGCGGGCCGCATCTTGAAAATACAGACCACACACTATATACCGTAAAAGATGGTATAGTGGTAGTAAAGAAAGGCGCTATTTTACCTGATGGTTTTGTAATATAA